One Candidatus Zixiibacteriota bacterium genomic window carries:
- a CDS encoding AMP-binding protein, translated as MTDIPCPLGEAARRRPAAPFLVTPAREYSYAEANRAVNRRAAALARLETRLGPLRRLALLVPKAGDEPSLDVIITFLAAGRAGATALVVDGALPAPLVRAALPAEQGIVAVVAQDRREHIPFAAATWEEVAEIEAQILLSPAEADRTDFRRNLRLEATGVLTSGSTGTPKLCLHTVGNHYYSALGSNENLPLAEGDRWLLSLPLHHVGGIAILYRAMLAGAAVVPGRRPANPAESIETLGVTHCSMVPTQLRRYLAEGGHRAGLKAVLIGGAAAPRGLIEAAAARGLPLFTSYGLTEMCSQVTTTAPDDPLRRLFGSGRLLPFRELRIDESGEILVRGPVLSPGYLESNGLRTIADAEGWFHTGDRGELEPDGYLRVTGRKDHMLISGGENVQPELVEKMLLELPDVAEAVVVAVEDAQYGQRPFAFVSFVRKDPRTYDGTTRLLRDYVLLAGGRADTPAQVREMFRERLPAYAVPVRVALIPEEARAGLKPDRKYLERVAQALYGQAGEKTAG; from the coding sequence ATGACTGATATCCCCTGTCCGCTGGGGGAGGCGGCGCGCCGGCGGCCCGCGGCGCCCTTTCTCGTGACGCCGGCGCGGGAGTACAGCTACGCCGAGGCCAACCGCGCCGTGAATCGCCGCGCGGCGGCGCTGGCCCGCTTGGAAACGCGGCTCGGACCGCTGCGGCGGCTCGCTCTGCTTGTCCCGAAAGCCGGGGACGAGCCCTCCCTTGACGTCATCATCACGTTCCTGGCCGCGGGAAGAGCCGGGGCGACCGCGCTGGTGGTCGACGGCGCTCTGCCGGCGCCGCTGGTGCGGGCGGCGCTGCCGGCGGAGCAGGGAATTGTCGCGGTCGTCGCTCAGGACCGCCGGGAGCATATCCCCTTCGCCGCCGCCACCTGGGAGGAGGTTGCCGAAATTGAGGCGCAGATTCTCCTCTCGCCGGCGGAAGCGGACCGGACGGATTTCCGCCGCAACCTCCGTTTGGAGGCGACCGGCGTGCTCACCTCGGGGTCCACCGGGACGCCGAAGTTGTGTCTGCACACGGTCGGGAACCACTACTACAGCGCGCTCGGATCAAACGAGAACCTCCCGCTGGCGGAGGGCGACCGGTGGCTGTTGTCGCTGCCGCTGCACCACGTGGGCGGGATCGCGATCCTGTACCGGGCGATGCTCGCCGGCGCGGCGGTCGTGCCGGGGCGCCGACCGGCGAATCCGGCGGAGTCGATCGAGACGCTCGGCGTCACCCACTGCTCGATGGTGCCGACGCAACTGCGGCGGTACCTCGCCGAGGGAGGCCACCGGGCCGGGTTGAAGGCTGTCCTGATCGGGGGAGCGGCGGCGCCGCGCGGCCTGATCGAAGCGGCCGCCGCGCGGGGTCTGCCGCTGTTCACCTCCTACGGTCTGACGGAAATGTGCTCTCAGGTGACCACGACGGCCCCGGACGATCCCCTCCGGCGGCTGTTCGGGTCGGGCAGACTCCTGCCCTTCCGGGAACTTCGAATCGATGAGTCGGGCGAGATCCTCGTGCGGGGGCCTGTGCTCTCGCCGGGGTACCTGGAATCGAATGGCCTGCGGACGATCGCCGACGCCGAGGGATGGTTCCACACGGGCGACCGGGGGGAGCTGGAGCCCGACGGGTATCTTCGCGTGACCGGCCGAAAGGACCACATGCTCATCTCCGGCGGCGAGAACGTGCAGCCGGAGCTGGTGGAAAAGATGCTTCTGGAGTTGCCGGATGTCGCCGAGGCGGTGGTGGTCGCGGTCGAGGACGCGCAGTACGGGCAGCGGCCGTTCGCTTTCGTCTCTTTCGTGCGGAAAGATCCGCGCACGTACGACGGCACGACGCGGCTCCTGCGGGATTATGTCCTTCTCGCCGGCGGGCGGGCGGATACTCCCGCGCAGGTGCGGGAGATGTTCAGGGAGAGGCTCCCGGCCTACGCGGTGCCGGTGCGGGTGGCGTTGATCCCCGAGGAGGCGCGGGCGGGATTGAAACCGGACCGAAAGTATCTCGAGCGGGTGGCGCAAGCACTCTACGGGCAGGCAGGAGAGAAGACCGCGGGGTAG
- the menC gene encoding o-succinylbenzoate synthase, which produces MRIAQVQLYRYVLPFRRPPVIRGEELRSREGMLVKVTLEDGATAWGEAAPLPGHSRESLADAERELRELRAGVQGAQIPAGLERLDGGFGNWLGHSWLTASVSVAMETAVLQLVAHRQGKSLHRLLCPNPRERITVNALLSGSADEAFGQAERRKGEGFGAFKLKVGRRPFDEDIEAVRRVRETIGPRAKLRLDANRAFDIPTAIRFGQAAAPYDIEYIEEPVRSFLELLELTHRGGFRLPVALDESLRTISPKALSQVRGVRAIVLKPTLLGFEWAMWFARRARRAGMLAVISSAYESSLTLAMLAEIGACLNDGEAGENVAMGLDTQDALAEDLTVEPLRIAQGQIDLSALPAGTFEVRPDRLGEPAHD; this is translated from the coding sequence GTGAGAATCGCGCAGGTTCAGCTCTACCGCTATGTACTGCCGTTCCGGCGGCCGCCGGTCATTCGGGGCGAGGAACTGCGCTCCCGCGAGGGCATGCTTGTGAAAGTGACGCTCGAGGACGGCGCCACGGCCTGGGGGGAGGCGGCGCCGCTTCCGGGACACAGCCGGGAATCGCTGGCCGATGCCGAGCGGGAACTGCGGGAACTCCGGGCCGGTGTGCAGGGGGCGCAAATCCCCGCCGGTCTCGAGCGGCTCGATGGCGGTTTCGGCAACTGGCTGGGCCACAGCTGGTTGACAGCCTCGGTGTCGGTCGCGATGGAGACCGCCGTGCTCCAACTGGTGGCACACCGCCAGGGGAAATCGCTGCACCGCCTGCTCTGTCCCAATCCCCGGGAGAGGATCACCGTCAACGCCCTTCTGAGCGGATCGGCGGATGAGGCGTTCGGGCAGGCAGAGCGCCGCAAGGGCGAAGGTTTCGGGGCGTTCAAGCTCAAAGTGGGGCGGCGGCCGTTCGACGAGGACATAGAGGCGGTGCGCCGGGTGCGCGAGACGATCGGCCCGCGCGCCAAGCTCCGGCTCGATGCCAACCGGGCGTTCGATATCCCCACCGCGATCCGGTTCGGGCAGGCGGCCGCGCCGTACGACATCGAGTACATCGAGGAGCCGGTGCGCAGTTTTCTCGAGCTGCTCGAACTGACTCACCGCGGCGGATTCCGCCTTCCTGTCGCGCTCGACGAGAGCCTGCGCACGATCTCGCCGAAAGCGCTGTCGCAAGTCCGCGGGGTGCGGGCGATCGTGCTCAAGCCGACCCTGCTGGGATTCGAGTGGGCGATGTGGTTTGCCCGGCGGGCGCGCCGGGCGGGGATGCTGGCGGTGATCAGCTCGGCCTACGAATCGAGCCTCACACTGGCGATGCTGGCCGAAATCGGCGCCTGCCTCAACGACGGCGAGGCCGGCGAGAATGTCGCCATGGGACTGGACACGCAGGACGCGCTCGCCGAGGATCTGACCGTGGAACCGCTCCGCATCGCGCAGGGGCAAATCGACCTGTCCGCCCTTCCCGCGGGGACTTTCGAAGTGCGTCCGGACCGCCTCGGAGAACCGGCGCATGACTGA